One stretch of Natronobacterium texcoconense DNA includes these proteins:
- a CDS encoding ATP-dependent DNA helicase: protein MNVEELSGLPPGAIEHFRQEGIEELYPPQADAVEAGATEGENLVAAVPTASGKTMIAALSMLSAIERGGKALYIVPLRALASEKKAEFEAYEQFGVTVGVTTGNYESTSDWLATKDIVVATSEKVDSLVRNGADWLSDLTCVVSDEVHLIDDRNRGPTLEVTLAKLNQLNPNLQTVALSATVGNADEIADWLDAELIDTDWRPIDLKMGVHYGNALNFDDGSTREVAVQGSEKQEAALVRDILQEGGSSLVFVNSRRNAEAAADRLGGVATNELTAEEQADLADLADEIRDDSDTETSKDLADCVERGSAFHHAGLSSTQRSLVEDAFRDRLLKVISATPTLAAGVNTPARRVVVRDWRRFDPTAGGMTPLDVLEIHQMMGRAGRPGLDPYGEAVLVAKNHDESEELFDRYVWGDPEPVQSKLAAEPALRTHVLATIASGFARTREGLLEFLEATLYASQSSESGRLEAVTDDVLSYLERNDFIEREPPRGSNHSSGVPREREGGDDGSDAEGAFTSAAELAEGGEDEELEATNLGHTVSRLYLDPMSAAEIVHGLEDADERPTALGLYQLISRTPDMYELYLRSGEDEEFGELYYERQAELLGDEPSEFEEERFEDWLAALKTGKLLEDWAAEDDEERITERYKIGPGDLQGKVDTAEWLLGAAESLAREIDSEWTVAVREARARVEHGVGEELLELVSVGGIGRKRARRLYDAGIEEPADLRTADKGVVLSVLKGKKTAENVLENAGREDPSMDGVEPASGDATADSSDDAEEDRSAETAHAEEADSDDSQSSLGDF, encoded by the coding sequence ATGAACGTCGAGGAGCTGTCGGGGCTCCCGCCCGGGGCGATCGAGCACTTCCGACAGGAGGGGATCGAGGAGCTCTACCCGCCACAGGCCGATGCGGTCGAGGCCGGCGCGACGGAGGGCGAGAACCTCGTCGCCGCGGTGCCGACCGCCAGCGGGAAGACGATGATCGCCGCCCTCTCGATGCTGTCGGCGATCGAACGCGGCGGGAAGGCACTCTACATCGTCCCCCTGCGAGCCCTGGCCAGCGAGAAGAAGGCCGAGTTCGAGGCCTACGAACAGTTCGGCGTCACGGTCGGCGTGACGACCGGCAACTACGAGTCGACCAGCGACTGGCTCGCCACGAAAGACATCGTCGTCGCGACCAGCGAGAAGGTCGACTCGCTCGTCCGAAACGGCGCGGACTGGCTCTCCGATCTCACCTGCGTCGTCAGCGACGAGGTCCACCTCATCGACGACCGAAACCGTGGGCCGACGCTCGAGGTGACGCTGGCCAAGCTCAACCAGCTCAATCCAAATCTCCAGACCGTCGCGCTGTCGGCGACGGTCGGCAACGCAGACGAAATCGCCGACTGGCTGGACGCCGAACTGATCGACACCGACTGGCGGCCGATCGACCTCAAGATGGGTGTCCACTACGGCAACGCCCTGAACTTCGACGACGGCTCGACCCGCGAGGTGGCCGTGCAGGGCTCGGAGAAACAGGAAGCCGCGCTCGTCCGCGACATCCTCCAGGAGGGCGGCTCCTCGCTCGTGTTCGTCAACTCCCGGAGAAACGCCGAGGCTGCGGCGGATCGGCTCGGCGGCGTCGCGACAAACGAACTGACCGCCGAAGAGCAGGCCGACCTCGCCGACCTCGCCGACGAGATCCGCGACGACAGCGACACCGAGACGAGCAAGGACCTCGCGGACTGCGTCGAACGCGGTTCCGCCTTCCACCACGCCGGCCTCTCGAGCACGCAGCGTTCGCTCGTCGAGGATGCCTTCCGCGACCGACTGCTGAAGGTGATCTCGGCGACGCCGACGCTCGCGGCCGGCGTCAACACGCCAGCCCGCCGGGTCGTCGTCCGCGACTGGCGGCGGTTCGATCCCACGGCCGGCGGGATGACGCCGCTGGACGTCCTCGAGATCCACCAGATGATGGGCCGTGCCGGCCGCCCGGGACTCGATCCCTATGGGGAGGCCGTCCTGGTCGCGAAGAACCACGACGAGAGCGAGGAGTTGTTCGACCGCTACGTCTGGGGAGATCCCGAACCAGTCCAGTCGAAGCTGGCGGCCGAACCTGCCCTCCGAACCCACGTACTCGCCACCATTGCCTCCGGGTTCGCCCGCACGCGAGAGGGACTGCTCGAGTTCCTCGAGGCGACCCTCTACGCGAGCCAGTCGAGCGAGTCGGGCCGACTCGAGGCCGTCACGGACGACGTGCTTTCGTACCTGGAGCGGAACGACTTCATCGAGCGCGAGCCGCCACGCGGCTCGAATCACTCGAGCGGGGTACCGCGAGAGCGCGAGGGTGGGGACGATGGGAGCGATGCCGAGGGCGCGTTCACCTCGGCCGCCGAACTCGCCGAGGGCGGCGAGGACGAGGAACTCGAGGCGACCAACCTCGGTCACACGGTCTCACGGCTCTACCTCGATCCGATGAGCGCGGCGGAAATCGTCCACGGCCTCGAGGACGCCGACGAGCGACCGACCGCGCTGGGGCTCTACCAGCTTATCTCGCGGACGCCGGACATGTACGAACTCTACTTGCGCTCCGGCGAGGACGAGGAGTTCGGCGAACTCTACTACGAACGCCAGGCCGAACTGCTGGGTGACGAGCCAAGCGAGTTCGAGGAAGAACGCTTCGAGGACTGGCTGGCCGCGCTGAAGACAGGGAAACTGCTCGAGGACTGGGCCGCCGAGGACGACGAGGAGCGGATCACCGAACGGTACAAGATCGGCCCCGGCGACCTGCAGGGGAAAGTCGACACCGCCGAGTGGCTGCTCGGTGCCGCCGAGTCGCTGGCCCGCGAGATCGACAGCGAGTGGACCGTCGCCGTCCGCGAGGCCCGCGCCCGCGTCGAGCACGGCGTCGGCGAGGAGCTACTGGAACTCGTCTCGGTCGGCGGCATCGGTCGCAAGCGCGCCCGGCGGCTCTACGACGCCGGCATCGAGGAGCCAGCCGACCTGCGGACCGCCGACAAGGGCGTCGTCCTGAGCGTTCTCAAGGGGAAGAAGACCGCGGAGAACGTCCTCGAGAACGCCGGCCGCGAAGATCCCTCGATGGACGGCGTCGAACCGGCGAGCGGGGACGCGACGGCCGACTCGAGCGACGACGCGGAAGAAGACCGATCGGCGGAGACGGCACATGCCGAGGAAGCCGACTCCGACGACAGCCAGTCCAGCCTGGGTGATTTCTGA
- the cgi121 gene encoding KEOPS complex subunit Cgi121, with the protein MELLECTLTIDDLDSFVTDLGEIGDDHDVTIQAFDARYVADRTHLERAVEFADRAIERDENVARDRAVEILLYAAGRRQIDRALEMGVGEGENRAVVLVDSEDGDRDAERNALETVSELDAVREQTSTLESVDEERLCTFFDITDAEREATDATLGDLVGERVALLEVEK; encoded by the coding sequence ATGGAGCTACTCGAGTGCACTCTCACGATCGACGACCTAGATTCGTTCGTGACCGACCTCGGCGAGATCGGCGACGACCACGACGTGACGATTCAGGCGTTCGACGCCCGCTATGTCGCCGACCGGACCCACCTCGAGCGGGCCGTCGAATTCGCCGACAGAGCCATCGAGCGCGACGAGAACGTCGCCCGCGACCGGGCGGTCGAGATCCTGCTGTACGCGGCCGGCCGACGACAGATCGATCGGGCACTCGAGATGGGCGTCGGCGAAGGCGAGAACCGGGCCGTCGTGCTGGTCGACTCCGAAGACGGCGATCGGGACGCCGAACGGAACGCACTCGAGACCGTCTCGGAACTCGACGCTGTCCGGGAACAGACGTCCACGCTCGAGTCGGTCGACGAGGAACGGCTCTGTACGTTCTTCGATATCACCGACGCCGAACGGGAGGCGACCGACGCCACGCTCGGCGACCTAGTCGGCGAGCGGGTGGCGCTGCTCGAGGTCGAGAAGTAA
- a CDS encoding LEA type 2 family protein has product MIRKVFALVVVLGVCTTGALGGLYAVGAVGIPDAGLENNAWGEVDDERIEVVTTVWIDNPNPGIEPDDLSLEYDLALNGVHLASGSVDEVAAPSGNTTTEIRTDLRYGQLSDWWVSHIETDEVSTLEADVTTHATLGPLSGSPSYTHEDEIETDLEPMIEDALAEQEGEYSLSPVSTGSGVQSEVLEPTVEIRDTSAEWGEVDDEETELYLTYEVYNPNAYPLPTPALTGEMEFNDRIVADWDAHDVEVLDAANDAAIPPRSSREITFVATLSNDDAVDWFATHVDNDEVTDAEFRAQLAMSVAGETVTIPEDGDAIRCEYEMATAIFVDQEAGLTEEGCEVLPWATPEEGDLEEVGAANDPDDVEYDDSDEDGAGLGIVGTELVTLSG; this is encoded by the coding sequence ATGATCAGGAAGGTGTTCGCGCTCGTGGTCGTCCTCGGCGTCTGTACGACCGGCGCGCTCGGTGGGCTCTACGCCGTCGGCGCGGTCGGGATTCCCGACGCCGGCCTCGAGAACAACGCGTGGGGCGAGGTCGACGACGAGCGGATCGAAGTGGTGACGACAGTCTGGATCGACAACCCGAATCCGGGGATCGAACCCGACGATCTGTCGCTCGAGTACGATCTGGCGCTGAACGGCGTGCACCTGGCGTCGGGATCGGTCGACGAGGTCGCGGCTCCCTCGGGGAATACGACGACGGAGATACGGACTGACCTCCGGTACGGACAGCTGTCGGACTGGTGGGTCTCGCATATCGAAACCGACGAGGTGAGCACGCTCGAGGCCGACGTGACTACCCACGCCACGCTCGGACCGCTCTCGGGGTCGCCGTCCTACACTCACGAGGACGAAATCGAGACCGATCTCGAGCCGATGATCGAGGACGCACTGGCCGAGCAGGAAGGCGAGTACTCGCTGTCGCCGGTATCGACCGGGTCGGGCGTCCAGAGCGAGGTCCTCGAGCCGACCGTCGAGATTCGAGACACGAGTGCCGAGTGGGGCGAGGTCGACGACGAGGAGACCGAACTCTACCTGACCTACGAGGTGTACAACCCGAACGCCTATCCGCTGCCGACACCGGCATTGACCGGCGAGATGGAGTTCAACGACCGGATCGTCGCCGACTGGGACGCCCACGACGTCGAAGTGCTCGACGCAGCCAACGACGCGGCGATCCCGCCGCGCTCGAGTCGCGAGATCACGTTCGTCGCCACGCTTTCCAACGACGACGCCGTCGACTGGTTCGCGACTCACGTCGACAACGACGAGGTTACGGACGCCGAGTTCCGCGCGCAACTCGCGATGAGCGTCGCTGGCGAGACGGTGACGATTCCCGAGGATGGCGATGCCATCCGCTGTGAGTACGAGATGGCGACCGCCATCTTCGTCGACCAGGAAGCCGGGCTGACCGAGGAAGGCTGTGAGGTTCTCCCGTGGGCCACGCCCGAGGAGGGCGACCTCGAGGAGGTCGGCGCGGCGAACGACCCGGACGATGTCGAGTACGACGACTCCGACGAAGACGGTGCCGGCCTCGGAATCGTCGGGACCGAACTGGTTACCCTCTCCGGCTGA
- a CDS encoding NAD(P)-dependent alcohol dehydrogenase, whose translation MQAARLHEYTDEMDEALEIDEIERPEIDRSDGVLVDVSGAGWCQTDNHIVEGMWEEYVEQDLPMTLGHENAGTVAEVGDEVQLVEEGDPVICHPVQTCGICRPCRLGEEMYCENQEFNGLTTDGGFAEYVLTNERAVIPLPDSIDPTEIAPHADAGITAYHAAKKATADLNPGDTCVVIGIGGLGHIGVQCVDAMSAADIVAVDLKAEALELAADLGVGHTVDSSEEDVASVVGDLTDDAGAQQVLDFVGRDETTELGPEIVAQGGDHHVIGYGGHVHEPCQTLVFGEMSYQGDLVGQYTELQELVALVERGDVELHTERHDLGEINTVAERLEHGEIEGRAVVTPP comes from the coding sequence ATGCAGGCAGCACGACTCCACGAGTACACCGACGAGATGGACGAGGCACTCGAGATCGACGAGATCGAGCGCCCGGAGATCGATCGATCGGACGGCGTCCTGGTCGACGTATCGGGCGCAGGCTGGTGCCAGACGGACAACCATATCGTCGAGGGGATGTGGGAAGAGTACGTCGAGCAGGACCTGCCGATGACGCTGGGCCACGAGAACGCCGGCACTGTCGCCGAGGTCGGCGACGAGGTCCAGCTAGTCGAGGAGGGCGACCCCGTCATCTGTCACCCTGTCCAGACCTGTGGCATCTGTCGCCCCTGTCGGCTCGGCGAGGAGATGTACTGCGAGAACCAGGAATTCAACGGGCTGACGACGGACGGCGGCTTCGCCGAGTACGTTCTGACGAACGAACGCGCGGTCATCCCGCTTCCCGATAGCATCGACCCGACCGAGATCGCACCGCATGCCGACGCAGGGATCACAGCCTACCACGCCGCAAAGAAGGCCACAGCGGATCTGAACCCCGGCGACACCTGCGTCGTGATCGGCATCGGCGGCCTCGGTCACATCGGCGTCCAATGCGTCGACGCGATGAGCGCCGCCGACATCGTCGCCGTCGACCTGAAAGCGGAGGCACTCGAGCTGGCAGCGGATCTCGGCGTCGGCCACACCGTCGACTCGAGCGAGGAGGACGTCGCCTCGGTCGTCGGGGACCTCACCGACGACGCGGGCGCCCAGCAGGTGCTCGACTTCGTCGGCCGCGACGAAACGACCGAGCTCGGGCCGGAGATCGTCGCACAGGGCGGCGACCACCACGTGATCGGCTACGGCGGGCACGTCCACGAGCCCTGCCAGACGCTGGTGTTCGGCGAGATGTCGTACCAGGGCGACCTCGTCGGCCAGTACACCGAACTCCAGGAACTGGTCGCGCTCGTCGAGCGCGGCGACGTCGAGTTACACACCGAGCGTCACGACCTGGGCGAGATCAACACGGTCGCGGAACGACTCGAGCACGGCGAGATCGAGGGACGAGCGGTCGTCACGCCGCCGTAA
- a CDS encoding VIT1/CCC1 transporter family protein, protein MASRLDRIRRVLEKDDVRSISRRYFVANGFDGTLTSIGVVVGAYLSGIDDGFTAIAIGLGAAVGLGTSGVWSVWEIERAEAMAKQERIEQAMLTELEDTRVQRENRAAQIVHATASASGPILAILLTLSPLALEGVVFTMFQAVAASIAVGVAILSTFGIYLSTLSRQRWYVAAVRMGLAGIVVTVINIFLPG, encoded by the coding sequence ATGGCGAGCCGTCTCGACAGGATCCGGCGCGTCCTCGAGAAAGACGACGTCCGGTCGATCTCCCGGCGATACTTCGTCGCGAACGGCTTCGACGGGACGCTCACCAGCATCGGCGTCGTCGTCGGTGCCTACCTCTCGGGAATCGATGACGGTTTCACTGCGATCGCCATCGGTCTCGGTGCAGCGGTTGGATTGGGAACGTCCGGCGTCTGGAGCGTCTGGGAGATCGAACGCGCCGAAGCGATGGCCAAACAGGAACGGATCGAACAGGCGATGCTCACCGAACTCGAGGACACGCGCGTCCAACGGGAGAACCGCGCCGCACAGATCGTCCACGCCACCGCGAGCGCGTCCGGCCCGATCCTCGCCATCTTGCTGACGCTGTCGCCGCTCGCGCTCGAGGGCGTCGTCTTCACGATGTTCCAGGCGGTCGCTGCGTCGATCGCCGTCGGGGTCGCGATCCTCTCGACGTTCGGCATCTATCTCTCGACGCTGTCCAGACAGCGCTGGTACGTCGCCGCCGTTCGGATGGGGCTCGCGGGGATCGTCGTGACGGTGATCAATATCTTCTTGCCGGGGTGA
- a CDS encoding DUF211 domain-containing protein: MAPITRLVLDVLKPHDPGVVPFTTQLGDLECVDAATATVVEVDETVKTLRVTLEGDDLDLEAVREEIQDLSASIHSIDQVACGERTVDDPLLGY; encoded by the coding sequence ATGGCTCCGATCACGCGACTCGTCCTCGACGTATTGAAACCGCACGATCCCGGCGTCGTTCCTTTCACGACCCAGCTGGGTGACCTCGAGTGTGTCGACGCGGCCACTGCGACGGTCGTCGAGGTCGACGAGACTGTCAAGACGCTACGGGTGACACTCGAGGGCGACGACCTCGACCTCGAGGCCGTCCGTGAGGAGATTCAGGACCTGAGCGCGTCGATCCACTCGATCGACCAGGTCGCCTGCGGCGAACGGACAGTCGACGATCCCTTGCTCGGGTACTGA
- a CDS encoding oxidoreductase → MATLEDTLEIGGVEVPNRLYRAPLLECAGNGPDAIETLIEDLEPAAASGVGLIFQGATIVRGDGGCAAPGMTRVHDPEFVSELSALTDRIHDHGGRIFLQLEHGGLRSMETWHAEYRRQQPDLEQLAVSELPWQLRLFDRLGFLSYDPHVLSTAEVYELAADFGRSAAYAVDAGYDGIHISGANMGIVQQFLSPFYNRRDDEFGGSPEARLEFLAVVHDEIRDRAGDVPLITKVPAETPAPPAPVVRRKLSLEDGVEIARRLEKIGYDAVVPVQASVVWDMSIVRGEYPERAWNNEALREEYDAAFGGSNRRRLVALGNWLESLQYDFEPAWNAEFCRRVREEVSIPVLAEGGIREREQMDRLLGRDASETEPACDMVGMARPFYAEPRLGARLLESDDDTRVLCESCNNCTVPQATGAPGICRTPDVLQKRGELEREGAYDRA, encoded by the coding sequence ATGGCTACCCTCGAGGACACACTCGAGATCGGCGGCGTCGAGGTCCCGAACCGGCTCTACCGTGCGCCGTTGCTCGAGTGTGCGGGCAACGGCCCCGACGCGATCGAGACGCTGATCGAGGACCTGGAACCGGCCGCGGCGTCGGGCGTCGGCCTCATTTTTCAGGGTGCAACGATCGTTCGCGGTGACGGCGGCTGTGCCGCACCGGGGATGACCCGCGTCCACGACCCCGAGTTCGTCTCCGAACTCTCGGCGTTGACCGACCGGATCCACGACCACGGCGGTCGGATCTTCCTGCAACTCGAGCACGGCGGACTGCGGAGTATGGAGACCTGGCACGCCGAGTACCGCCGGCAACAGCCGGACCTCGAGCAACTCGCAGTCTCGGAGTTGCCCTGGCAGTTACGGCTCTTCGATCGACTCGGCTTCCTCTCGTACGACCCGCACGTCCTCTCGACGGCGGAAGTGTACGAACTCGCCGCGGATTTCGGCCGCTCGGCGGCGTACGCCGTCGACGCCGGTTACGACGGGATCCACATCTCCGGAGCGAACATGGGCATCGTCCAGCAGTTCCTCTCGCCGTTCTACAACCGCCGCGACGACGAGTTCGGCGGGAGCCCCGAAGCACGACTCGAGTTTCTCGCCGTCGTTCACGACGAGATCCGCGACCGGGCCGGCGACGTACCCCTGATCACGAAGGTACCCGCCGAGACCCCCGCACCGCCCGCTCCCGTCGTCCGGCGAAAGCTTTCGCTCGAGGACGGGGTCGAGATCGCTCGTCGACTCGAGAAGATCGGGTACGACGCCGTCGTCCCCGTTCAGGCGTCCGTCGTCTGGGACATGAGTATCGTCCGCGGCGAGTATCCGGAACGGGCGTGGAACAACGAGGCGCTTCGCGAGGAGTACGACGCAGCCTTCGGCGGATCGAACCGGAGGCGACTCGTCGCGCTCGGGAACTGGCTCGAGTCGCTGCAGTACGACTTCGAACCCGCCTGGAACGCCGAGTTCTGTCGACGAGTCCGGGAGGAGGTTTCGATCCCCGTGCTCGCCGAAGGCGGTATTCGAGAGCGCGAGCAGATGGATCGGCTACTGGGGCGCGACGCGAGCGAGACGGAGCCGGCCTGTGATATGGTCGGGATGGCCAGGCCGTTCTACGCCGAACCGCGTCTGGGCGCACGTCTGCTCGAGAGCGACGACGATACACGGGTTCTCTGTGAGAGCTGTAACAACTGTACCGTCCCGCAGGCGACCGGCGCACCGGGGATTTGCCGGACGCCCGACGTGTTGCAAAAGCGGGGCGAACTCGAGCGGGAAGGTGCCTACGATCGAGCGTAA
- a CDS encoding rhodanese-like domain-containing protein: MNRRQFLATGTFAVAGLAGCLGGDAPDGYGPEPEDVPPEREIDTAAYDTETFGGVEVPLAPLEDVVYWYRRQEARMVDTRESDQYRDVRITGAVLSSAPDGGADDPVAEWSEDDLIVTYCVCPHLLAGQRAATLIANGYENVYALDEGLQAWVESGHPVEGSEASQNLPAYTVQGRTDPEHAGEFVHVRTLEEDRSEVSAVESDGSYELTLHFAGLEDDSLLEVEAPDYTRELTLEEATNGVVTA, encoded by the coding sequence ATGAACCGACGGCAGTTTCTTGCAACGGGAACGTTCGCGGTCGCAGGCCTCGCTGGCTGTCTCGGCGGCGACGCTCCGGACGGCTACGGCCCCGAACCCGAAGACGTCCCGCCGGAACGCGAGATCGATACCGCCGCCTACGACACCGAGACGTTCGGCGGTGTCGAGGTACCACTCGCCCCGCTCGAGGACGTCGTCTACTGGTATCGCCGACAGGAAGCACGGATGGTCGATACGCGCGAGTCGGATCAGTACCGAGACGTCCGAATCACGGGCGCCGTGTTGAGCAGTGCCCCCGACGGCGGCGCGGACGACCCGGTCGCGGAGTGGTCCGAGGACGACCTGATCGTCACCTACTGCGTCTGTCCGCATCTGCTCGCCGGCCAGCGGGCCGCGACGCTGATCGCGAACGGCTACGAGAACGTCTACGCGTTGGACGAGGGCCTTCAGGCGTGGGTCGAGTCGGGACACCCGGTCGAGGGGAGCGAAGCCAGCCAGAACCTCCCTGCCTACACCGTCCAGGGCCGGACCGATCCCGAGCACGCCGGCGAGTTCGTCCACGTCCGGACGCTCGAGGAAGACCGCAGCGAGGTCAGCGCCGTCGAATCCGACGGCAGCTACGAACTGACCCTTCACTTCGCCGGCCTCGAGGATGACTCCCTACTCGAGGTAGAAGCGCCCGACTACACCCGCGAGTTGACGCTCGAGGAGGCGACGAACGGCGTCGTCACCGCCTGA
- the sufU gene encoding Fe-S cluster assembly sulfur transfer protein SufU, which translates to MGLGSDMYRQQILDHYKNPRNYGKLEDPTFTHIGENPMCGDEIRMDVVLEDEGDEERIERVAFSGDGCAISQASASMLSTELQGKTVDELLEMDRDDIIDMLGVDISPMRVKCAVLAEKVAQDGAEIYRGELEVDKTTTED; encoded by the coding sequence ATGGGACTGGGCTCGGACATGTACCGACAGCAGATCCTCGACCACTACAAGAACCCCCGCAACTACGGGAAACTCGAGGATCCAACCTTCACCCACATCGGCGAGAACCCGATGTGTGGTGACGAGATTCGAATGGACGTCGTCCTCGAGGACGAGGGCGACGAGGAGCGGATCGAACGCGTCGCGTTCTCCGGCGACGGCTGTGCGATCAGCCAGGCCAGCGCGAGCATGCTCTCGACGGAACTGCAGGGCAAGACCGTCGACGAACTGCTCGAGATGGACCGCGACGACATCATCGACATGCTCGGCGTCGACATCTCGCCGATGCGGGTCAAGTGTGCCGTCCTCGCCGAGAAGGTCGCCCAGGACGGCGCGGAGATCTATCGCGGCGAACTCGAGGTCGACAAGACGACGACCGAAGACTAA
- a CDS encoding HD domain-containing protein, with translation MIAAARRRARPYFEEASPAHDWRHVQRVESLAETLLERHPESADEEILRLAVLLHDIGREKEDRGEIDDHSDWGAAEAERILEDLEASPETVEQVTHCVRSHRFSTGPEPETLEAKLLSDADNLDALGAVGIARVFSFGGEIGSPIHGSSVLPDEIGAGGTDDESQYDHIHEKILQLADRMYTDVGRELADERTAFVREYVAQFDAEVAGDR, from the coding sequence ATGATCGCAGCGGCTCGTCGCCGTGCTCGCCCGTACTTCGAGGAGGCATCGCCGGCCCACGACTGGCGTCACGTCCAGCGCGTCGAGTCACTCGCCGAAACGTTGCTCGAGCGCCATCCGGAGTCGGCCGACGAAGAGATACTACGACTCGCGGTCCTTCTGCACGATATCGGTCGAGAGAAGGAGGATCGCGGCGAGATCGACGACCACTCTGACTGGGGGGCGGCGGAAGCCGAACGGATCCTCGAGGACCTCGAGGCGTCGCCGGAGACGGTCGAACAGGTTACACACTGCGTTCGTTCCCACCGGTTTTCGACCGGCCCGGAACCCGAGACGCTCGAGGCGAAACTGCTCTCGGACGCGGACAACCTCGACGCCCTCGGTGCGGTCGGGATCGCTCGCGTCTTCTCGTTCGGTGGTGAGATCGGGTCGCCGATCCACGGGTCGTCGGTCCTTCCCGACGAAATCGGAGCAGGCGGTACAGATGACGAAAGCCAGTACGACCACATCCACGAGAAGATCCTGCAACTCGCGGACCGAATGTACACCGACGTCGGCCGGGAACTCGCGGACGAACGCACGGCGTTCGTTCGGGAGTACGTCGCCCAGTTCGACGCGGAAGTCGCTGGCGATCGGTGA
- a CDS encoding aminotransferase class V-fold PLP-dependent enzyme, with the protein MSRQDLESFDVGAIREEFPILKREFDGQQVVYLDNAATTQTPDPVVDAMSDYYREYNANVHRGIHHLSQEASIAYEEAHDRVAGFINADGREEVIFTKNTTESENLVAYSWGLNELGPGDKVVLTEMEHHASLVTWQQIGERTGADVEYIRIDEDGRLDMDHARELIDDDTAIVSAVHVSNTLGTVNPVGELTDLAHEHGALSFIDGAQAVPNRPVDVKEIDADFYAFSGHKMAGPTGIGVLYGKQDLLEAMEPYLYGGGMIRKVTFEESTWGELPWKFEPGTPPIAEAVGLHAAIDWLEGIGMDRIQAHEEEIARYAYEQLEAEDDVEIYGPEPGPDRGGLVSFNLEGVHAHDLTSIMNDYAVAVRAGDHCTQPLHDKLGVPASTRASFYVYNTREEVDKLVAALEDARELFA; encoded by the coding sequence ATGAGTCGACAGGACCTCGAGTCGTTCGACGTCGGGGCGATCCGCGAGGAGTTTCCGATTCTGAAGCGGGAGTTCGACGGCCAGCAGGTCGTCTACCTCGACAACGCGGCGACGACCCAGACGCCGGATCCGGTCGTCGACGCGATGAGCGATTACTACCGCGAGTACAACGCGAACGTCCACCGCGGGATCCACCATCTCAGCCAGGAGGCTTCGATCGCCTACGAGGAGGCCCACGACCGCGTCGCCGGGTTTATCAACGCCGACGGCCGCGAGGAAGTCATCTTCACCAAGAATACGACCGAGAGCGAGAATCTCGTCGCCTACTCGTGGGGGCTGAACGAACTCGGTCCAGGCGACAAAGTCGTCCTCACGGAGATGGAACACCACGCCTCGCTGGTGACGTGGCAACAGATCGGCGAGCGGACGGGCGCGGACGTCGAGTACATCCGCATCGACGAGGACGGGCGGCTAGACATGGATCACGCCCGCGAACTGATCGACGACGACACGGCCATCGTCTCGGCGGTCCACGTCTCGAACACGCTCGGCACCGTCAACCCCGTCGGCGAACTTACCGATCTCGCCCACGAACACGGCGCGCTCTCCTTTATCGACGGCGCACAGGCCGTCCCGAACCGGCCCGTCGACGTGAAAGAGATCGACGCCGACTTCTACGCCTTCTCGGGTCACAAGATGGCCGGACCCACCGGAATCGGCGTCCTCTACGGCAAGCAGGACCTGCTCGAGGCGATGGAACCCTACCTCTACGGCGGCGGGATGATCCGGAAGGTCACCTTCGAGGAGTCGACCTGGGGCGAACTCCCCTGGAAGTTCGAACCCGGCACGCCGCCCATCGCGGAGGCCGTCGGTCTCCACGCGGCGATCGATTGGCTCGAGGGGATCGGCATGGACCGAATTCAGGCCCACGAGGAGGAGATCGCCCGCTACGCCTACGAGCAACTCGAGGCCGAAGACGACGTCGAGATCTACGGCCCAGAACCGGGCCCCGACCGCGGCGGCCTGGTCAGTTTCAACCTCGAGGGCGTCCACGCCCACGATCTGACCTCGATCATGAACGACTACGCGGTCGCCGTCCGCGCGGGCGACCACTGTACGCAGCCGCTCCACGACAAACTCGGCGTTCCCGCGTCGACGCGAGCGTCGTTCTACGTCTATAACACGCGGGAAGAAGTCGATAAACTGGTGGCGGCACTCGAGGACGCACGCGAGTTGTTTGCATAA